Within the Arachis duranensis cultivar V14167 chromosome 10, aradu.V14167.gnm2.J7QH, whole genome shotgun sequence genome, the region ACAAGCACAATCACAACTCAACATCGCATAACAGCCAAAAATATGTATCAGAAATCAACCTCACCCCTAAACCAAACAAGAACCATACCAATCCTAAGCATGTTAAGCTTaagattttacaaatttttaacaCAACAAGCTTTTTTTCcacaaaaatcaaattattataactaAACACATCAACGTCATTGACTATATCAGTTGTAAATCAAATTAACCACTAACCTCTTCGTCGATAAAACCTGCCACGTGCGCAATGCTGTTCAATCGGTACATGTCACATTTGTTCCTCGCCATCTTGCACCGCCCCCCAACGCCACCAAACCAACCTTCAACTGCCGCCAACCCAACCTTCCATCGCCGCCCTTATCACCTCAATCCTCCGCTGTGGGCCACCGTCAACGCCGTGCACCGGAGGCCACCACTTCTGCCGCCTAACCAACCCTCCACCGCCGCCGACTTTCCTCCACTACACCCTTCCTTCACTTTTTGGCCGTGGCTCTCCTCCACTCAAGTAAGCTCCTAGCCGCTAATAGGGTCTCACGAATGAGACATTACTTGTGGAAAGGTCACTAGGGTTGGGAGTAATCCATGATTCGTCCTAGACTGTTGAGGGGTGTATATTTGCACGTTAATCGTGCTGAGTTGGTGGGGATTAGGGTTGAACGTAAATCGTGTTAGGGTATTGTGGGGATTGTATTTGCACGTAAATCGTGCTAAGAGATAGAGGGTTAGGAAGCAGCACGTAAATCATGCCAGGGTAGAGGGTTTTAGGTTAAAAGGCATTGACCATATTAGCCTAGAACAATTTACTTGTTTCTTCTAACACACAGGGAGTTAGGACGATTTATGCCTTTTTCAACTATGCAATTCATGCATAAATCGTCTGAGGGTACAATGATTTATATATTGATTAAAATACACGAACCTAGGacgatttatatattatataatttaggaGATTCACGTTCACGAAAACCATTTAAAGGAATCAcgtaatataaaaagctaaataatttatttaaataaaaaaacctaatttttattagttaatagAATTTACTATAAATAAGAAAAGTGTTAATATAAtcaatcatataaaaaattatttattggcataattatgtatatgaaattatttgttttatttctctttaatttaacTGATATTTTCCAGATTTTCTCCGATTCGATTTGGGTCTTccgtattttatattttacccCTTACACATTACATGACTAGGTGACACTCACCAATATATTATACAAGTTTAATCACCCgtgccatgcacgtgataagattgaaattataattttaagttgttatgttaaattttattttaattacaataatttaattaataaaaaaataacttgtaaACCTTGAAAGAGGACTTCCCTATTTAATGCTACACAAAGAATCCTTATTTATggccaaaaaaattttaaaccttGAAAGTGCAGTTCTTCCATTAGGCAACAAAAATACAGCAATCCCACAAGAAgcaacatttaaaattataccTCCTTTAGACCTAATTGAGCATGATATAGTTGACCATAAGAATATTTTTCTACAACTATCTTGATTgtataagaagaaaaattctCTCATATTACCGCTAACAGCACCAATTATTTGATCGTATGCAAATTTCTGCTCATCAGTTAGCTTTTCTAAATACCCACCTAGTTCACTCGCCAGAGCATTAACATCAAAGTTCAATTCTTCCATTATAATTCGGTCTTCTAAGTTGGAACCAAATTTTTTGGAGGATATGGCATTCCACAATATTCTTTCAATGACTTGCCATTTGACGGgagcaaatcttcaatttttcaagtgCAATATCTTTTATTTGGACTTCTGACATCatcaaatatgtatttttttcaatttaaaataacataattatttgaaaaattattaaataagtcTCTGGCAAAAAAAGTTTGAGATACATTGTTGAATGATAAATAACACTTCTTGATTTTggtttaaaaaatacttaattagtAACATgtccttttaaaaattattgttgtGATTAACATGGAtatcaaaattattataatataaaaaaaagcacAGACAACTGATGCAAATGTAAGTACTGAAAGTAAGTAGATTTAGTTACGGTTTTTTAGATGAAGTAGATACAGTTTACGGCAATGAATCAAAATATGTATTAAGAGGAGAAAGTAAAGCAAGTAtgaaactaatatatatatatatatatatatatattNNNNNNNNNNNNNNNNNNNNNNNNNNNNNNNNNNNNNNNNNNNNNNNNNNNNNNNNNNNNNNNNNNNNNNNNNNNNNNNNNNNNNNNNNNNNNNNNNNNNNNNNNNNNNNNNNNNNNNNNNNNNNNNNNNNNNNNNNNNNNNNNNNNNNNNNNNNNNNNNNNNNNNNNNNNNNNNNNNNNNNNNNNNNNNNNNNNNNNNNNNNNNNNNNNNNNNNNNNNNNNNNNNNNNNNNNNNNNNNNNNNNNNNNNNNNNNNNNNNNNNNNNNNNNNNNNNNNNNNNNNNNNNNNNNNNNNNNNNNNNNNNNNNNNNNNNNNNNNNNNNNNNNNNNNNNNNNNNNNNNNNNNNNAATCATTCTTGTAACGACAACCAACTGAAATAACATCGTAAGTTTCAATATTTAGAATTCGTGCAAAATCAGACCATCATCTTGTTAGATAAGCTTCATCATTTGCTATCCATGCAATGCGGCAATGTATAGAATTGCCACACCGAGAAACCAAACTAACTCTTATTTTCCTCAATggcattgcatgcatgcaaaagaaagctggtaatttctgaaaaaaaaaatcaaaatatgttaaaaaattattttaataacgaACAacttaaactaagaaaatttaaatataataccaATCGTTGAAATTGCATATCTGAATTTGTCATGAATTTAGCAAAACTGAACGCTTACAACCATGTAGTTGGAACCcgaatcagtgaagacaactcgatgaAGTATTTTatggatgtgatgcattgtaaatgattgtggcaaaagacaatcgaactggaacattagatgataagaataacttagagtaacaacaaataaaaaattatcaaaagaataatataatagaatgagtatatgaaaaatattataaaaacttatttgactctcaaatttagattcatgtaccacaggaaaacactatatatagactttagtaaaacaaaaataaatatgtaaattatctattattaaggtaattttttaataatgcattaaattttgatttgatacaattataatgaaaatatgtttctaaattagtataattatatattattcattaaatattaattacaatataattatattaaagatattttttataaaataatttaaaaaaattatttgatatacgTGAATGGGtaacaaagattttttattattattattactattattgatattattattatcattaaaattattaaaagtatttttaattgataattgataagtagtttaatagtgcattaaatattgattcaatattataatgaaaatatattgctaaattagtataattatatattattcatttagtattaattataatataattacaataaaataatttagaatgaaaaaaaatttattcgttttggagggaaaacggaGGCATGAGAGATCGACACGTCACTTTTAGTAGCCGGAGGAAaacccagttttagtatattaagtagatatccATATATTCAAAATGAATCCATAAGAATATCACAACTTTCTCATGTGCACTTTCATAATGCTTATAAATTAAGACCATAATATGAtctaaatgttgattgttattTTCACTGTCAAATTAATAttatgttttaataattaattaatttttttattttttataattatttttgttatggcataaatctttttaatagaagttttttattttgtttatgtcCAAATACTCTCTTACAATCTTACATATCTTTTTGCGTTGCCAAGTCCCTCCTTTCCAATCCCATCTGAACATTTGAGTTTTGACAAAATCAAACCACCCTCCCCACCTTCCCTCACCAAATTATTTCTCCacttccttttcctcttcctcttccttcctacACACTAATTAACCTCTTTCCTTCTTTGTTTCACACAAAAACGCCTTTACCACTTTGCTCCCACTCTACATTATTCACATCTTAATACATATGTAACCTTGAGAGGGAGAAAGAGGaatatctttttatatataaaaaaataacaaaattaaatctaGAAAGGATGAGAAATAACAGGAATTCTCTACCAGAGAGAAGGTGGTTCCTAGGCCTGGCCATAGTGGGCCTGGTCGGAGCTGCAGTCTTCATAGTCGTAATGATCCTAACCTCCGACTCCTCCTTAATATGCCCGACGGAACCAATCTACGGTGAAATGCCCAAAGCCCAGGCCCGAGTCCAGGAAGACTACAACCCAACGACGATCCAGCTGAAGGCCATACTCCACTACGCCACGTCACGCATTGTCCCGCAACAATCTCTTGCAGAGATCAAGATCAGCTTCGACGTCCTCAAATCAATGGGCCGGCCATGCAACTTCCTGGTCTTCGGTCTGGGTCACGACTCCCTCATGTGGGCCTCCCTGAACCCGGGCGGAACAACTCTCTTCCTGGAAGAGGATCCTAAATGGGTTCAAACCGTACTCAAGGATGCCCCGTCCCTGCGGGCCCACACTGTCCGGTATCGCACGCGCCTAAGGGACGCGGACCAACTGCTCTTGTCTTACCGCTCCGAGCCCGCCTGCGGCCCGGAGGGGGCCCACTTACGTGACAACGTTGAGTGCGAGCTGGCTCTTCACAACCTCCCCGATCAGGTGTATGAGACAGAGTGGGATCTGGTGATGATCGACGCGCCTCGCGGATACTTCCTGGACGCGCCGGGGAGGATGGCGGCGGTGTACTCTGTGGCGGTCATGGCGAGAGGGAGAAAAGGATCCGGTGTGACGCACGTGTTCCTTCACGATGTTGATCGGAGGGTGGAGAAGGTTTATGCTGAGGAGTTTCTTTGTAGGAAGTATTTGGTGAGAGGTGTTGGCAGGCTTTGGCATTTTCAGATACCGCCTTCAAATGACTCTCATACTTCTCAAAGTTTCTGTTAAAAAGTAagattaaatttgtaattttttttattataatttctttCAATGTTTGCTTCAGAAACTACACAGCAACAGTTTAATTGGATAGATACAATGTAAAAGATTCATGGATTTTCACCCATTTGTTACTGTTTGAATTAGTGGAAAAGTGagtggaaagaaaagaaaaagtgtgtGTATAATGCAAAATTAGATAACATGGACAATAATGATAGGAACTGATTTCACTGGGTGTTCTTATGCTACACTTCCCAAATAAGATGGAACTAAAAGAGTGGATTTCACAGTGTGTTCCTATACTACTCTTCCCAGATAAGATGGAATTAAAAGAGTCTAATCATTAGATGagctttaatttaatttagttttaaaatttttaaattggaaatcacaaaaatttaagataaaagcAGTTTCACTATTCATCATTTCATTCTAGTAAACATTTAAccttcaaaagaaaagaaaaaagaaattgaagaatgggttcatcacttttttatttatctacttaTGGGTGTTATGGACTTATGGTGCTTCATGCATGGGGGCCATCTGTTAAAAACAAATCTATCAGGGGCATTTTGTGAAACAAATCCTCTGAAAACTTTTTTGTCAAAACTAAATCTGCAGGGGACAAATAAAATACTTAATTTGTTCAAACTATGAATTCATCCCTTGGTAGtggtgttaaaaaaaaaagataaaaaataggaTTCGCTCCAAAATTTTAactttcgaaaataataaagtatAATTCATCCTactaaattcatttttttaaatttaaaaataaaattgaattcgTATGTAGAGATCTTTGCTTGCCTGCAAATTACCATATTACCCATTTTGCTATACAAATCTTTAGAGGTGTGTTGGTTGgagaaattataaataatttttagaaattttaaaataaaaatatcatatttNNNNNNNNNNNNNNNNNNNNNNNNNNNNNNNNNNNNNNNNNNNNNNNNNNNNNNNNNNNNNNNNNNNNNNNNNNNNNNNNNNNNNNNNNNNNNNNNNNNNNNNNNNNNNNNNNNNNNNNNNNNNNNNNNNNNNNNNNNNNNNNNNNNNNNNNNNNNNNNNNNNNNNNNNNNNNNNNNNNNNNNNNNNNNNNNNNNNNNNNNNNNNNNNNNNNNNNNNNNNNNNNNNNNNNNNNNNNNNNNNNNNNNNNNNNNNNNNNNNNNNNNNNNNNNNNNNNNNNNNNNNNNNNNNNNNNNNNNNNNNNNNNNNNNNNNNNNNNNNNNNNNNNNNNNNNNNNNNNNNNNNNNNNNNNNNNNNNNNNNNNNNNNNNNNNNNNNNNNNNNNNNNNNNNNNNNNNNNNNNNNNNNNNNNNNNNNNNNNNNNNNNNNNNNNNNNNNNNNNNNNNNNNNNNNNNNNNNNNatataataattaattactattaacaataaattaacagataatatattagtatcttatattttttttatatagttattatatatgtacGCGAGGCCCCTCCATTGTTTGATGACCTAGTGGAGGGGCGTATATAGGCTTTCTCTCCCTTCTTCCAATTTTACATATATGATATTTTATCttaagatatatataatattaaaaaatttctaaaaattcatatttaatttattgatctACAAGTTAAAAACGAAAGTTAAAATGTAATCTAAAAAGCATTTTTCATATACGGTTCTGCTACGTTATTAACAGCATATCTGCCAATTTCTGccaacttttatttataattgtgttttatGAAAGTGTGTTCttggatgtgtctaataaaaatgtcttttttatagctgtgtttaatagaaatgtatttatagatatattttctggatgtgtctctttatatatatatttaaaatatgataattagtaccctatacttttcctttcaTATATTAGTTGCACATATCCACGTAAATATATGGTCAGTATTAATTTATGTTGcccttgatttttttatattattgcatattttaatattatataattataaaattgtattaaaattaacatttattttatattatatatatttatttatagtaCCTGctcttttttaacttttttacatGGGTCCTGATTACAGCGTAGGAGGTGTAAATAGAAAAACTCATTGTAATTACATAGGATTGTGTTGAACTGAATTAGTTAAATTCATCAGTATAATAAAATGATGATATTTATGCTAAagatatttttgttggtttggtTTTGGTAAAGTGGGGACAGAAGGAATCACCAGATTATGGGATGCCAACTGAATCTGTTACCCACCCTTTTAGAGGAGTGCAAATAATAtctatttgttcttttcttttgagTGAGTAACATGTTTGTCTGTTTTAGCTGGCTAGCGTTCGCACTTGTTCTtcgtcttcatcttcatcattcAATATTCATTACCCATGTGCTCTTAGTGGGTGTGGGGCAGCGGGGCAGGGATAGAATCGTAATTATAGTTATTtgctaaatattttaatttctctcttgTCCTCCCATTAAAAAAGTTATGAATGATAGTAGTAGGTAATAAGGACGGAAATGTTAAGTTTTCCTGAAAGAGCATGCATACCTGACCCTAAGCCTCttaaaaagttgataaaaaaatataattacaaaaaattaattagaataataataaaaaatatgctatttcttttgttagtatttttgttttttgttaaaaaagatacaaaatatattaattcaatatttttaaatatgatatttttgttttgtcttatatgtaaaatataattttgtgtctttatATTTCTATTTCAGTATCTCATgcttataaataaatacaacataaaaaaaacaacgCAACAAAAATATGTGAACGTTCCCAAAAAAAAACTAACccgttttaatttaattaatgtatgactatttttgtttttggttattAGGGTTGACAGTGGACGGGTAGGCGTGAGATTTTACCCTATTTGATCGTGTCTCGCCTTCCTTTCACTTGGGTACTCGTCTCGCTCCTATTCGTCTCTATCCATccctataaaaattaaataacactttaatttttacatattcATATATAGATTAAGATAAAAACTTgaaatttatacataaattaaaatacaaatataaaattcataCAATATCAAATAACttgaaattcaaataaaaactaACACCTGATCACTACAAATTTAACACCATAATCAAGAAATTGCAACATTAAATATAAATGAGTCTTCAATCCTTATTCTTTATCActtttcaactcttcatcatcGTTCAATATTTAAATCTGAAAATCAAAAGGTATAGCAATTTAATTAGTATTAACATGCCAACATCATAAAAGAAAACCAAAGTCgataacaatttaaaatgaaaaaaaaaaactacaatgAAACATATATAAACTATAATAACAAAATCtctaattctcaatcaacaaaGTCTGATTCTCAATCAACATAACAACATACCaacatcataaaaaaatgaaaccaTTGCCGAcaacaatttaaaataaaataaaaaattgcaatcaaaatatataaactgCAATCACAAAGTCTCTAATTCTCAATAACAAAGTCCTGATTCTCAATCAACATAACAACATGCCAACATCATGAAAAAATGAAACCAAACCCGACaacaatttaaaatgaaaaataaaaattgcaatcaaacatatataaacTGCAATCACAAAGTCTCTGATTCTCAATCAACAAAATTCTGATTCTCAATCAACATAGCAAGATGCCAACATCATGAAAAAAACAACCAAAGCCAataatgatttaaaataaaaaaaactacaatTGGACCTATATAAATTGCAATCACAAAGTCTCTGATTCTTAATCAACAAAACCCTGATTCTCAATCAACATAGCAACATGCCAACATTatgcaaaaaataaacaaaactgataatgatttaaaacgaaaaaaaaaactgcAATCAGACATATGTAAACTATAATCACAaagttttttattcttaatcaaCATATATAAATTGCAATCAGACCCACTATAGGGcacatatataaagaaaattgtAGCACAAATTCACAACAATCATGAAGTGCAGATTTAGTCATTCAtaatgtgagagagagagaaggagggaGAGGGAATTTATCagtggtgaga harbors:
- the LOC107468856 gene encoding probable methyltransferase At1g27930; this translates as MRNNRNSLPERRWFLGLAIVGLVGAAVFIVVMILTSDSSLICPTEPIYGEMPKAQARVQEDYNPTTIQLKAILHYATSRIVPQQSLAEIKISFDVLKSMGRPCNFLVFGLGHDSLMWASLNPGGTTLFLEEDPKWVQTVLKDAPSLRAHTVRYRTRLRDADQLLLSYRSEPACGPEGAHLRDNVECELALHNLPDQVYETEWDLVMIDAPRGYFLDAPGRMAAVYSVAVMARGRKGSGVTHVFLHDVDRRVEKVYAEEFLCRKYLVRGVGRLWHFQIPPSNDSHTSQSFC